The following proteins are co-located in the Pontiella desulfatans genome:
- a CDS encoding sensor histidine kinase — MTEAIHLDKFIPRSRRAFAWGIAIALGVLAVTIVSGLFFVRDLVREQMIRRDAEALHATTLMEQLDLAPDGEDIRTDMQIGFDSAVRASRLRGVMGIRFFDKQGDFSDTFPATIMPQALEEEAFDSIWELEPHGRFLPHSPMDSVFIYLPSFSTGRISSVPVLQVTIPLHQRDTEKLAGAAQFIIEGQSMAEEFARLDSRLVQIGATTFAMAGVLLVAMLWPAFRRVQKLNWQLARHGERLQRANDELALTARISAVGAISAHLMHGLKNPLASLSHFVSRNDLGSTEADLQDWEDALTASRRMQSMVEHTLEVLCDARGEATYELTVTELGDDVQKRVAATASQRNVMVAFQAEGNCTLSSRTANLASLILVNLLENAIEATPPGGGVSLSVSRRDDILCFRVRDGGTGFPDHQLDHLFLPGKSTREGGSGIGLAISKQIADYLEASLELEESTPAGCVFLLELPMDVCLDPPD; from the coding sequence ATGACCGAAGCCATCCATCTCGATAAATTCATTCCGCGTTCGCGCCGGGCGTTCGCCTGGGGGATCGCCATTGCCCTGGGGGTGCTGGCGGTCACGATTGTGTCCGGCCTGTTCTTCGTGCGCGATCTGGTGCGCGAGCAGATGATCCGCCGCGATGCCGAAGCGCTCCACGCCACCACGCTCATGGAGCAGCTCGACCTGGCCCCCGATGGGGAGGACATCCGTACCGACATGCAGATCGGCTTCGATTCCGCCGTACGTGCATCGCGCCTGCGCGGGGTGATGGGCATTCGCTTCTTCGACAAACAGGGCGACTTCAGCGACACGTTCCCGGCCACCATCATGCCCCAGGCGCTGGAGGAGGAGGCGTTCGATTCCATCTGGGAGCTGGAACCCCACGGAAGGTTTTTGCCCCATTCGCCGATGGATTCGGTTTTCATCTATCTCCCTTCGTTCTCCACCGGACGGATTTCGAGCGTGCCCGTGCTGCAGGTCACCATTCCCTTGCATCAGCGCGACACCGAAAAGCTGGCCGGAGCGGCGCAGTTCATCATCGAGGGCCAAAGCATGGCCGAAGAGTTTGCCCGGCTCGATTCCCGGTTGGTGCAGATCGGTGCCACCACGTTTGCAATGGCGGGGGTCCTTTTGGTGGCCATGCTGTGGCCGGCCTTCCGGCGCGTGCAAAAACTCAACTGGCAACTGGCCCGCCATGGCGAACGGTTGCAGCGGGCCAACGATGAGCTGGCGCTAACGGCGCGCATTTCGGCGGTCGGCGCCATTTCCGCCCATCTGATGCACGGCCTGAAGAATCCCCTGGCCAGCCTCTCGCACTTTGTTTCGCGCAACGACCTCGGTTCCACCGAGGCCGACCTGCAGGATTGGGAGGATGCGCTCACGGCTTCGCGCCGGATGCAGTCGATGGTGGAGCACACGCTCGAAGTGCTCTGCGATGCCCGCGGCGAAGCCACCTACGAGCTTACCGTAACCGAGCTCGGCGACGATGTGCAAAAGCGGGTCGCCGCCACCGCCTCCCAGCGGAACGTGATGGTTGCGTTCCAGGCCGAAGGCAATTGCACGCTTTCGAGCCGTACCGCCAACCTGGCCAGCCTGATTCTGGTCAACCTGCTCGAAAACGCCATCGAGGCAACGCCGCCCGGCGGGGGGGTGTCGCTCTCCGTTTCGCGCCGGGACGACATCCTTTGCTTCCGCGTGCGCGACGGCGGAACCGGGTTCCCCGACCATCAGCTCGACCACCTGTTCCTGCCGGGCAAATCGACGCGCGAGGGCGGAAGCGGCATCGGGCTGGCGATCTCGAAGCAGATTGCCGATTATCTGGAGGCCTCCCTGGAACTCGAGGAGTCCACCCCCGCAGGCTGCGTTTTCCTGCTGGAGCTCCCGATGGACGTCTGCCTGGACCCGCCGGATTAG
- a CDS encoding beta propeller repeat protein: protein MNKTWQISRQRQQKACVPSAIVIGCLLALLSRPVSAEVRDERWRWSNPLPHGNNVMDMKVSTDLSVQVGDGGSLYVQRSDGRWAPANTGTENYLRSTALLGDRIIATGESGTILWSDDGVDFEQASLSPALVYDDWFEGVTVSGQRAVAVGDWGMIYTSTNGSSWTSATSNTEEWLRGVAAGNGGFVAVGENGTILRASQAAASWSLKTSNTPEHLNRVRFLGTSGSGQFYAVGNKGTLLNSADGISWSSMASGSTNDLYDVAMNNAGLLLVGDQEMRTSIDGGASWVDQINDLPTNTPPAWVYLSAHGKANSWLVAGRTGLLMEGASTNGIDWAWQPSPDDSSHAWLWDMTVQNGIYIAVGDLAHIKTSLDGILWDQEVVPVSHTNTVLLGVGGTSNLLVAVGNAGNVLVSQAGLQELSVTNGAVATNIVAQTYGVVWTNLASFTTNSLQGVAATDGLFIVTGEAGIVFTSPDGTNWTERATPTANFLSSGAIGSGVCVAVGNEGTLIRSTTDGASWSAIPMATTDWLYRVRWIENQFVVVGENGTIFTSPDGSTWTPRASGSTRWLTDVAYADGQWFVSGYQGTLLTSTNLADWSELPLPTGKSLFSAATKDGQLVLAGIEGVTLRNRIVPQTTPVLLLDYSQSIAVDTNAVDTVYELFLFGGEPDQFFDFQSSTNLTGSWTNLNGTLEMYDASGTLYAIRTRDATNAPAAEFYRTELVD from the coding sequence ATGAATAAAACGTGGCAGATCAGCAGACAACGACAGCAAAAAGCATGCGTTCCATCCGCTATCGTCATCGGCTGCCTGCTGGCCCTCCTTTCCCGGCCCGTTTCCGCTGAAGTGCGCGATGAACGCTGGCGCTGGTCGAACCCGTTGCCGCACGGCAACAATGTCATGGACATGAAGGTCTCGACCGATCTCTCGGTGCAGGTGGGCGATGGCGGATCGCTGTATGTCCAGCGCTCGGACGGTCGATGGGCCCCGGCGAACACCGGAACCGAAAACTATCTGCGCAGCACCGCCTTGCTCGGCGACCGCATCATTGCCACCGGTGAGAGCGGAACCATTCTTTGGTCGGACGACGGTGTTGATTTCGAGCAGGCCTCCCTTTCCCCCGCACTCGTCTACGACGACTGGTTCGAGGGCGTCACGGTTTCCGGCCAGCGCGCTGTTGCCGTCGGCGACTGGGGCATGATCTACACCAGCACGAATGGCTCAAGCTGGACTTCCGCCACCTCCAATACCGAGGAATGGTTGCGCGGCGTTGCGGCAGGCAACGGCGGCTTTGTTGCGGTAGGCGAAAACGGAACCATTCTACGCGCATCCCAAGCCGCGGCGTCGTGGAGCCTGAAAACCAGCAACACCCCGGAACACCTCAACCGTGTCCGTTTCCTGGGCACAAGCGGAAGCGGCCAATTCTATGCCGTCGGCAACAAGGGAACCTTGTTGAACAGTGCCGACGGAATCTCTTGGTCGTCCATGGCCAGTGGTTCAACCAACGATCTTTATGATGTCGCAATGAACAACGCAGGGTTGCTCCTCGTCGGAGACCAGGAGATGCGAACCAGTATCGATGGCGGGGCAAGCTGGGTGGACCAGATCAATGATCTGCCCACCAATACACCGCCCGCATGGGTCTATCTTTCGGCCCATGGCAAAGCGAATTCGTGGCTCGTTGCGGGCCGCACAGGACTTTTAATGGAAGGCGCCTCGACCAATGGCATTGATTGGGCATGGCAGCCTTCCCCAGACGATTCCTCCCACGCCTGGCTCTGGGACATGACGGTGCAGAACGGGATCTACATCGCAGTCGGCGACCTGGCACACATAAAAACCAGCCTCGACGGGATTCTATGGGACCAGGAAGTGGTTCCCGTCTCGCACACGAATACCGTGTTGCTGGGCGTGGGGGGAACCTCCAATCTATTGGTGGCCGTCGGCAACGCCGGCAACGTCCTGGTTAGCCAGGCGGGCCTGCAGGAACTATCCGTCACCAACGGGGCCGTCGCCACGAACATCGTGGCCCAAACCTATGGCGTCGTCTGGACCAACCTGGCGTCGTTCACCACGAATTCGCTGCAGGGTGTTGCCGCAACCGATGGCCTTTTCATTGTAACCGGCGAGGCCGGCATCGTGTTCACCAGTCCCGATGGCACCAATTGGACGGAGCGCGCCACGCCAACGGCGAACTTCCTTTCCAGCGGCGCCATCGGCTCCGGCGTGTGCGTTGCCGTGGGCAACGAAGGCACACTGATTCGTTCAACAACGGATGGTGCTTCCTGGAGCGCGATCCCCATGGCCACGACCGATTGGCTCTACCGCGTCCGGTGGATTGAAAACCAATTTGTGGTGGTTGGCGAAAACGGAACCATCTTCACCAGCCCGGATGGTTCAACATGGACACCCCGCGCCAGCGGATCGACGCGTTGGCTGACGGATGTTGCCTATGCGGATGGCCAATGGTTTGTTTCCGGCTACCAGGGCACATTGCTCACGAGCACGAACCTTGCGGATTGGTCGGAGCTTCCGTTGCCGACGGGCAAGTCGTTGTTCTCCGCCGCAACGAAGGATGGGCAGCTGGTGCTGGCCGGCATCGAGGGCGTTACGCTGCGCAACCGGATCGTGCCGCAAACCACCCCGGTGCTGCTGCTGGACTACAGCCAGAGCATCGCCGTCGATACCAACGCGGTGGATACCGTCTATGAATTGTTCCTTTTCGGCGGAGAGCCGGATCAGTTCTTCGACTTCCAATCCAGCACCAACCTCACCGGCAGCTGGACGAACCTCAACGGCACGCTCGAAATGTACGATGCCTCAGGCACCCTCTACGCCATCCGCACCCGCGATGCCACCAACGCCCCTGCCGCCGAATTCTACCGAACCGAACTGGTGGATTAG
- a CDS encoding PKD domain-containing protein, whose translation MKKALLVLMVFAASAQAQKWQVIGWNDLGMHCMDGTDFSVFSILPPYNTIHAHVLLDGEPVGDDVVAVTFEAVADPAGSINTTAADKCNFWEHVADMFGAQPSNDVGLAGVAMPGTANTPQPMVYEPAHQWFTGEGIPITPFDDAGKVNYYPMMKIVVRDTFGTERASTKIVLPVSDEMTCSACHQSGSAPDARPLLGWRWHPDHDKDIKLNILRLHDEKQVGNPAYAQALLEEGFNTNGLYPTVVADQTAILCARCHHSNALPVPANTNVVATMTQAMHAHHGQVNDPASGLVLDSSLNRDSCYRCHPGSSTQCLRGAMGAAVAADGGLAIECQSCHGQMSDVGAVSRNGWFDEPSCQSCHTGTATDNNGEIRYLSVFEPGGAERVAVNSTFAHPANTLYRFSTGHGGLQCSACHGSPHAIYPSAHTNDNIQNIDMQGHKGTVIECKNCHVYDPLTFNGGPHGMHPVGDTAFARKADGRPEEWFHGQVKEDGNIGVASCKACHGTDFSGTVLSLAQGERQFVFGDGIGPIHFWKGYRVGCYTCHNGPNSEAPNPNSPPVVVSTSAATTANMPVAIPLTTDKGELRIVSQAQNGTVGLSGSTATYYPFLNVTGTDSFTFAAWDGVGRRDSNLATVTVSVAEGACILVCESLVPSNAVARTALPFWAFATVSNGTDAVSYAWDFGDGGGSTAALAQHAYGKNGTYPWSVIASAGGFMVTNSGAITVGNVQLDTDGDGIEDDWEWETFQSLETAGEDSDFDDDGQSDKAEYLCGSDATDAGSNLAFNEVAPSIVRWASEPNRIYTINATTSLVATAFTPLATGIASTPPENTYTDLTASDESVKFYQVELE comes from the coding sequence ATGAAGAAGGCCTTGTTGGTGCTCATGGTTTTTGCGGCCTCGGCGCAGGCGCAAAAATGGCAGGTGATCGGGTGGAACGACCTCGGCATGCACTGCATGGACGGAACCGACTTTTCGGTCTTCTCGATCCTGCCGCCCTATAACACGATCCATGCCCATGTGCTGCTTGACGGTGAACCGGTGGGCGATGACGTCGTGGCCGTGACCTTCGAGGCCGTCGCCGATCCCGCAGGCTCGATCAACACCACCGCGGCCGACAAATGCAACTTTTGGGAACACGTTGCCGATATGTTCGGTGCGCAGCCCTCCAACGATGTCGGGCTGGCGGGCGTCGCGATGCCGGGCACGGCCAACACGCCGCAACCGATGGTCTATGAGCCGGCGCACCAGTGGTTCACCGGCGAGGGGATTCCCATCACCCCCTTCGACGATGCCGGCAAGGTGAACTATTATCCCATGATGAAGATCGTGGTGCGCGATACGTTCGGAACGGAGCGGGCATCGACCAAGATCGTGCTACCGGTCTCCGACGAAATGACCTGCTCCGCCTGCCACCAGTCCGGAAGTGCGCCGGATGCCCGCCCGTTGCTCGGCTGGCGGTGGCATCCCGACCACGACAAGGACATCAAGCTCAACATCCTGCGCCTGCACGACGAAAAGCAGGTGGGGAATCCGGCCTATGCGCAGGCCTTGCTGGAGGAGGGGTTCAACACCAATGGGCTCTACCCAACCGTGGTGGCCGACCAAACGGCGATCCTTTGCGCCCGCTGCCACCACTCCAATGCGCTGCCGGTGCCGGCCAACACCAACGTGGTGGCGACCATGACCCAGGCCATGCATGCGCACCATGGCCAGGTGAACGATCCGGCTTCCGGGTTGGTTCTCGATAGTTCGCTTAACCGCGACTCCTGCTACCGGTGCCATCCCGGCTCATCCACCCAATGCCTCCGCGGCGCGATGGGCGCTGCGGTGGCCGCCGATGGCGGGCTCGCCATCGAATGCCAAAGCTGCCATGGGCAGATGAGCGATGTGGGTGCGGTCTCGCGCAATGGCTGGTTTGACGAACCAAGCTGCCAGAGTTGCCACACCGGAACGGCCACCGACAACAACGGGGAAATCCGATACCTGTCCGTCTTCGAGCCGGGCGGCGCCGAGCGCGTGGCGGTCAACAGCACCTTCGCGCATCCGGCCAATACGCTCTATCGGTTTTCGACGGGGCATGGTGGGTTGCAGTGCTCGGCCTGCCACGGTTCGCCGCACGCGATCTATCCCTCCGCGCACACCAACGACAATATCCAGAACATCGACATGCAGGGGCACAAGGGCACGGTGATCGAGTGCAAAAACTGCCACGTGTACGATCCGCTCACGTTCAACGGCGGCCCGCACGGCATGCACCCGGTTGGCGACACGGCCTTTGCCAGGAAGGCTGATGGCCGTCCGGAGGAGTGGTTCCACGGCCAGGTTAAGGAAGATGGCAACATTGGTGTTGCATCGTGCAAAGCCTGCCACGGGACGGATTTTTCCGGCACGGTGCTCTCGCTGGCCCAAGGGGAACGCCAATTCGTTTTCGGGGACGGCATTGGGCCCATCCATTTTTGGAAAGGCTACCGCGTCGGCTGCTACACCTGCCACAACGGCCCTAACTCGGAAGCACCCAATCCGAACAGTCCGCCGGTGGTTGTTTCGACCAGCGCAGCCACAACCGCAAATATGCCGGTGGCCATTCCGCTGACAACGGACAAGGGCGAGCTGCGGATCGTATCGCAGGCGCAGAACGGAACGGTCGGTTTGTCTGGCTCAACCGCCACCTATTATCCCTTTCTGAACGTTACCGGAACGGACTCGTTCACCTTCGCGGCGTGGGATGGCGTCGGCAGGAGGGATTCCAATTTGGCAACCGTCACCGTATCCGTGGCGGAGGGGGCCTGCATACTCGTTTGCGAATCGCTCGTTCCATCCAACGCCGTTGCCCGCACGGCGCTTCCGTTCTGGGCATTCGCCACGGTGTCGAACGGTACCGATGCCGTTTCCTATGCCTGGGACTTTGGCGATGGGGGCGGTTCGACCGCTGCCTTGGCACAACACGCCTATGGCAAAAACGGAACCTATCCCTGGAGCGTGATCGCTTCCGCAGGGGGCTTTATGGTCACGAATTCGGGGGCAATCACGGTCGGCAATGTTCAACTGGATACCGACGGCGACGGCATCGAGGACGACTGGGAATGGGAAACCTTCCAATCCTTGGAAACAGCCGGCGAAGACTCCGACTTCGACGATGATGGCCAGAGCGACAAGGCGGAATACCTGTGCGGCTCCGATGCAACGGATGCCGGTTCGAACCTGGCGTTCAACGAGGTGGCGCCGAGCATCGTCCGCTGGGCAAGCGAGCCCAACCGCATCTACACCATCAACGCCACCACCTCGCTGGTCGCCACCGCTTTCACCCCGCTCGCCACGGGCATCGCATCGACCCCGCCCGAAAACACCTACACCGACCTAACCGCATCGGACGAGTCGGTCAAATTCTATCAAGTGGAGCTGGAGTGA
- a CDS encoding peroxiredoxin has protein sequence MHFKNICLTAIALVVASTSAGITVSEKAPEFETVDQDGNAWALKDHLGGKHIVVYFYPAAMTGGCTKQACSYRDHIGQTKDPAFEIVGISGDAPRNLKYFQQAEKLNFTLLSDPDGKIAQAFGVPVASGEKKITRTVDGKEVELVRSATTARWTFIIDPSGKIVYRNDQVKAVQDLDNVLAFLKAKK, from the coding sequence ATGCATTTCAAAAATATCTGCCTGACTGCCATTGCGCTTGTCGTGGCGTCAACTTCCGCCGGAATTACCGTCAGCGAAAAGGCACCGGAATTCGAGACGGTCGACCAAGACGGCAACGCCTGGGCGCTGAAGGATCATCTAGGCGGGAAACATATCGTGGTCTATTTTTATCCCGCCGCCATGACCGGCGGATGCACCAAGCAGGCCTGCAGCTACCGCGACCATATTGGGCAGACCAAGGACCCGGCATTTGAAATCGTCGGCATCAGCGGCGACGCCCCCCGGAACCTGAAATATTTCCAGCAGGCCGAAAAACTCAACTTCACCCTCCTATCCGATCCGGACGGCAAGATCGCGCAGGCCTTTGGTGTGCCCGTCGCATCCGGGGAAAAGAAAATCACCCGCACGGTCGACGGCAAGGAGGTGGAGCTGGTCCGCAGCGCCACCACCGCACGCTGGACATTCATCATCGATCCATCCGGAAAAATCGTCTACCGAAACGACCAGGTCAAAGCCGTGCAGGATCTCGACAACGTACTCGCATTCCTGAAGGCCAAAAAATAA
- a CDS encoding aldo/keto reductase, with protein sequence MKRRDLLQQLAIAGAVLAPPVAKAGASRSDRLGTVLPHRTLGKSGEKVTCLGLGGYHIGWPEDEAVVQATIEKALEVGIRFFDNAESYGKGRSEERYGKYLIPKYRDDIFLMTKTQAKDAATAREHLEGSLKRMNTEVVDLWQIHSLSNPQDADDRLAKGVLDEALKAQAEGKVRHIGFTGHASPYAHVRMTEHQAVRDACISCQFPINPVDAASKHSFIRHTVPRMLENNIGILAMKTLADGRFFAKKEMNGKVKWTSGNPVVPNALSIEECIHFALSLPVSVLITGAENPEYVEEKAAMVNRFTDLSEQQRLALTNKVATFAEEGEVEYYKNKDLRS encoded by the coding sequence ATGAAACGAAGAGACTTGTTGCAACAGCTGGCCATTGCCGGCGCGGTGCTCGCGCCCCCCGTCGCCAAAGCGGGCGCATCGCGGTCGGATCGGCTCGGGACGGTTCTTCCACACCGGACACTCGGAAAAAGCGGGGAGAAGGTGACGTGCCTTGGATTGGGCGGATACCACATCGGCTGGCCGGAGGACGAAGCCGTGGTACAGGCCACCATTGAAAAGGCGCTCGAAGTCGGCATCCGCTTTTTCGACAATGCCGAGAGCTACGGCAAGGGGCGCAGCGAGGAGCGCTACGGGAAATACCTCATCCCCAAATACCGCGACGATATTTTCCTGATGACCAAGACCCAGGCCAAGGATGCCGCCACCGCGCGGGAGCATTTGGAAGGGTCGCTGAAACGAATGAATACGGAGGTCGTCGACCTCTGGCAGATCCATTCGTTAAGCAATCCGCAAGACGCCGACGACCGGCTCGCAAAAGGCGTACTGGACGAGGCACTCAAGGCGCAAGCCGAAGGCAAGGTGCGTCACATCGGTTTCACCGGCCACGCTTCGCCCTACGCCCATGTTCGCATGACCGAACACCAGGCCGTGCGCGATGCCTGCATCTCCTGCCAATTCCCGATCAATCCCGTTGATGCGGCATCGAAGCACAGCTTCATACGCCACACGGTTCCCCGGATGCTCGAAAACAACATCGGTATCCTGGCCATGAAAACCTTGGCCGACGGCCGCTTCTTCGCGAAAAAGGAGATGAACGGCAAGGTGAAGTGGACTTCCGGCAACCCGGTTGTCCCCAACGCGCTTTCCATCGAAGAGTGCATCCACTTCGCGCTCTCCCTACCGGTCTCCGTACTGATCACCGGTGCGGAGAATCCGGAATATGTCGAAGAGAAGGCCGCCATGGTCAACCGTTTTACGGATCTTTCGGAACAACAACGGCTCGCCTTAACCAACAAGGTTGCCACCTTTGCCGAGGAGGGCGAGGTCGAGTACTACAAGAACAAGGATCTACGAAGCTAG
- a CDS encoding TonB-dependent receptor domain-containing protein, protein MRLYALVCLALVSTRIIAETNSPPKNQPYQLEAIVVRAPRVDAMVTPLGKEELLDDSRNLNAGHVADRIPGISSACASVDTPEPVVRGLGWERVTTQIDFLPIYGSCPARMDPPTVYLSPESIENLVIVKGLPSVTYGSGGTGGRVMAQSVPHAAAPAQNGATGHAGFTWNGGRDGYSTQAGGKIGNGTLEAGASFNAIDFGDYESGGGKTVPGENRSYGGGANLRWTPTANSGYWINWNTHRIDHLDYPALPMDATEVDAHTFTFGSRHESLGDALEAIEWQAGYSTIDHVMDNSQKPNRGTMEAEAVTESRTLGLRMETDWTFNPDTDWSIGVDTHYLTRDALRTRYMVTPDKTFQDPIWPDASQGQAGVFAERTSQLAHDSRLRLGLRIDGVFSAIGKGDEPLDPPTSSIAPTVRDAYAYYYGDDALDTDRNELTTAGNALWEIPQGDNLLWFAGAGWMQRAASVTERFYSFAPAPGGYLVGNPSLDPETKAEFNTGAELHGGWLQLGAHLYCAYVWNYILETGIATDDVNGDGTDDLIRGFVNTDALLAGGELEGRINLSQSWSIPFAMAYVRGRNVSDDRDLPLIPPFNGHVGIRWEWEKSVRPWAEAMLRAASRQERIDPQFPETETPGYQVVDLRGGIQLPAGFSLEAGIGNLFDQDYAEHLNRTAALPAGDLAQGEKIPMPGRYFYAAVNWAM, encoded by the coding sequence ATGAGGCTCTATGCATTGGTTTGTCTTGCACTTGTTTCCACACGGATCATTGCGGAAACGAACAGTCCGCCCAAAAACCAGCCCTACCAACTCGAAGCCATCGTGGTGCGCGCCCCGCGGGTCGATGCCATGGTCACGCCGCTGGGAAAAGAGGAACTGCTCGACGACAGCCGCAACCTCAACGCCGGCCACGTGGCCGACCGTATTCCCGGAATCTCCTCCGCCTGTGCCTCGGTCGACACCCCGGAGCCGGTGGTGCGCGGCCTCGGCTGGGAACGCGTCACCACCCAGATCGACTTTCTTCCGATCTACGGTTCCTGCCCCGCGCGCATGGATCCGCCAACCGTCTATCTTTCGCCCGAATCGATCGAAAACCTGGTCATCGTCAAAGGCCTGCCCTCGGTCACCTATGGTTCCGGCGGAACCGGCGGGCGGGTGATGGCGCAATCCGTCCCCCATGCCGCCGCCCCCGCCCAGAACGGGGCAACCGGCCACGCCGGCTTCACCTGGAACGGCGGCCGCGACGGCTACTCCACCCAGGCCGGCGGAAAAATCGGGAACGGAACGCTTGAAGCCGGGGCATCCTTCAACGCCATCGACTTCGGCGACTATGAATCCGGCGGCGGGAAAACCGTACCCGGCGAAAACCGTTCCTACGGCGGGGGTGCAAACCTGCGCTGGACGCCCACCGCGAACAGCGGCTACTGGATCAACTGGAACACGCACCGCATCGACCACCTCGACTACCCCGCCCTGCCCATGGATGCCACCGAAGTGGACGCGCACACCTTCACCTTCGGCTCCCGCCACGAATCCCTTGGCGACGCCCTCGAAGCCATCGAATGGCAGGCCGGCTATTCCACCATCGACCACGTGATGGACAACAGCCAAAAGCCCAACCGCGGCACGATGGAAGCCGAAGCCGTTACCGAATCGCGGACCCTGGGACTGCGGATGGAAACCGATTGGACGTTTAATCCGGACACCGATTGGAGCATTGGCGTCGATACCCATTATCTCACGCGCGACGCCCTGCGCACCCGGTATATGGTGACGCCGGACAAGACCTTCCAGGATCCCATCTGGCCGGATGCCTCGCAGGGGCAGGCCGGCGTCTTCGCCGAGCGCACCTCGCAGCTGGCACACGATAGCCGCCTCCGGTTGGGGCTCCGCATCGACGGCGTCTTCAGTGCCATCGGCAAAGGCGACGAGCCGCTCGATCCCCCCACCAGCTCCATCGCCCCCACCGTGCGCGATGCGTATGCCTATTATTATGGCGACGATGCGCTCGATACCGACCGCAACGAACTGACCACCGCCGGCAATGCGCTTTGGGAAATTCCGCAGGGCGACAACCTGCTGTGGTTTGCCGGGGCCGGCTGGATGCAGCGCGCTGCCAGCGTGACCGAGCGCTTCTATTCCTTCGCCCCCGCCCCCGGCGGATACTTGGTCGGCAACCCCTCGCTCGATCCCGAAACCAAGGCCGAATTCAACACCGGAGCCGAACTCCATGGCGGCTGGCTCCAGCTGGGCGCCCATCTCTACTGCGCCTACGTGTGGAACTACATCCTCGAAACCGGCATTGCAACCGACGATGTCAACGGCGATGGAACCGACGACCTCATCCGCGGGTTCGTGAATACCGATGCCCTGCTCGCCGGCGGCGAGCTGGAGGGCCGCATCAACCTTTCACAAAGCTGGAGCATCCCCTTTGCCATGGCCTACGTGCGCGGCCGCAATGTGTCCGACGACCGCGACCTACCCTTGATCCCCCCGTTCAACGGCCACGTGGGCATTCGCTGGGAGTGGGAAAAATCCGTGCGCCCCTGGGCGGAGGCCATGCTGCGCGCCGCCTCCAGGCAGGAGCGGATCGATCCCCAATTCCCCGAAACCGAAACCCCCGGCTACCAGGTCGTCGACCTGCGCGGCGGCATCCAGCTGCCCGCCGGCTTCAGCCTGGAAGCGGGAATCGGAAACCTCTTCGACCAGGACTATGCCGAACACCTCAACCGCACGGCCGCCCTCCCCGCCGGCGACCTGGCCCAAGGCGAAAAGATCCCCATGCCCGGCCGCTATTTCTACGCCGCCGTCAACTGGGCGATGTAG
- a CDS encoding AAA family ATPase — protein MSKPPVVFIAGERQHAGKTVTSLGVISAIARIIDPKDIGYFKPVGQEMVTLPNGERIDKDVRIVKEFTGLDMPDMGMLSPVRVISGVTRDYITGNNQKTITADFEKNIHRTMESLSNKKLIIAEGTGHPGVGSVVGLSNARVANLLGAKILYLVGGGIGRTLDELEVDLSYFSHHHSRVAGVLFNKVLPPKVDMMKEVLTEESLDRIFPEWDPSLKVFGYMPQVKYLNNPSMHLISQSFKDHRTLKCGRCASAWHLACRKVKIVSQGNNAFDPSTSLRPRDIAVIGGGSHRRLKRIVEFNHQLPGEKLGGLILTCSNTMPDAETLSLLAQSCLPTIAVRQDTADTDMTLHKCFTNTKLQLYDRLKHQHIVELFAEHFDAERFIKSYGL, from the coding sequence ATGAGCAAGCCACCCGTAGTTTTCATCGCAGGCGAACGCCAGCATGCCGGCAAGACCGTCACCAGCCTGGGCGTCATATCCGCCATCGCCCGAATCATTGATCCCAAGGATATCGGCTACTTCAAGCCGGTCGGCCAGGAGATGGTCACGCTGCCCAACGGCGAGCGGATCGACAAGGACGTGCGCATCGTCAAGGAGTTCACCGGGCTCGACATGCCGGACATGGGCATGCTCTCCCCCGTCCGCGTCATCTCCGGCGTCACGCGCGACTACATCACAGGGAACAACCAAAAAACCATCACGGCGGATTTTGAAAAGAACATCCACCGAACCATGGAATCGCTTTCCAACAAAAAACTGATCATTGCCGAAGGCACCGGCCATCCCGGCGTCGGCTCGGTGGTCGGGCTCTCCAACGCGCGCGTTGCCAACTTGCTCGGTGCAAAGATCCTCTATCTCGTTGGCGGCGGGATTGGGCGCACGCTCGATGAGCTCGAAGTGGACCTCTCCTATTTCTCGCATCACCATAGCCGGGTGGCGGGCGTGCTGTTCAACAAAGTGCTTCCCCCAAAAGTGGATATGATGAAAGAGGTGCTGACGGAAGAATCCCTCGACCGCATTTTCCCGGAGTGGGATCCCTCGCTGAAAGTGTTCGGCTACATGCCGCAGGTGAAATACCTCAACAATCCATCCATGCACTTGATCAGCCAGAGCTTCAAGGATCACCGTACGCTTAAATGCGGCCGGTGCGCCAGTGCCTGGCATCTGGCTTGCCGAAAGGTGAAAATTGTTTCGCAAGGCAACAATGCCTTCGACCCCTCAACCAGCCTGCGCCCGCGCGACATCGCCGTCATCGGCGGCGGCTCCCACCGCCGGTTGAAACGCATTGTCGAGTTCAACCACCAGCTGCCCGGGGAAAAGCTGGGAGGCCTGATCCTAACCTGCTCAAACACCATGCCCGATGCCGAAACCCTTAGCCTGCTGGCGCAAAGCTGCCTGCCCACCATCGCCGTTCGGCAAGACACCGCCGATACGGACATGACGCTCCACAAATGCTTCACCAACACCAAGCTCCAGCTCTACGACCGGCTCAAGCACCAGCACATCGTTGAACTCTTCGCCGAACACTTCGACGCCGAGCGCTTCATCAAATCGTATGGGCTTTAA